Proteins from a genomic interval of Sugiyamaella lignohabitans strain CBS 10342 chromosome C, complete sequence:
- the FRA1 gene encoding Fra1p (Protein involved in negative regulation of iron regulon transcription; forms an iron independent complex with Fra2p, Grx3p, and Grx4p; cytosolic; mutant fails to repress transcription of iron regulon and is defective in spore formation; GO_component: GO:0005737 - cytoplasm [Evidence IEA,IEA]; GO_component: GO:0005737 - cytoplasm [Evidence IDA] [PMID 14562095]; GO_component: GO:0005829 - cytosol [Evidence IDA] [PMID 18281282]; GO_function: GO:0004177 - aminopeptidase activity [Evidence IEA]; GO_function: GO:0016787 - hydrolase activity [Evidence IEA,IEA]; GO_function: GO:0046872 - metal ion binding [Evidence IEA]; GO_function: GO:0008237 - metallopeptidase activity [Evidence IEA]; GO_function: GO:0003674 - molecular_function [Evidence ND]; GO_function: GO:0008233 - peptidase activity [Evidence IEA]; GO_process: GO:0034396 - negative regulation of transcription from RNA polymerase II promoter in response to iron [Evidence IGI,IMP] [PMID 18281282]; GO_process: GO:0006508 - proteolysis [Evidence IEA]), with amino-acid sequence MVDTSARLSALRSQLSKNNIGYYIVLTQDEHQSEYTSNADDRREFISGFTGSAGTAVIGHSKAVLATDGRYFLQAASQLDSNWELLKQGVKGVPTWQEWVATEATKTGSNIAVDPKLISYSEVKSLKSLLATKGGKAELISLEDNLIDLVWANDRPSRPLTPVKILHSEYTGKSFQEKLTQLKDEIIKKNGTAFVLSALDDVAWLFNLRGEDIPYNPVFFAYAIVTADGKASLYIDSNKVTEKVAEYLKSGNVSIYPYEKAFEDAAELGAALLRINKSTSGEKKKLIIPNAASWALVEALGGPDSVQMIESPVTVAKSVKNSTEVEGAKLAHIKDGVAVIRYLAWLEKALTVDKLVLSDYEAAQKSLEFRSQMENFQGLSFETISSSGPKAAVIHYSPATDSKEIVKLDQIYLLDSGGQYLEGTTDTTRTVHYGEPSDDEKRSYTLVLKGHIALARAVFPEGSNGYMLDTLARQHLWKYGLDYRHGTGHGIGAFLNVHEGPMGIGFRPAYQNAPLQVGNVISNEPGYYEDGKYGIRIESVVVVKEVKTPFNFGDTKFFGFETITQVPLCQKLLDLSLLDVEEKQWINEYHASVYKTVRPYFSEEDPALEWLRRETLPIF; translated from the coding sequence GCCCGTTTGTCGGCGCTCAGAAGCCAATTGTCTAAGAATAACATTGGCTACTACATCGTTCTCACTCAGGATGAACATCAGAGCGAGTATACTAGCAATGCAGATGACCGTCGTGAGTTTATCTCTGGCTTCACAGGATCAGCTGGTACAGCTGTGATTGGTCATTCTAAGGCTGTGCTTGCTACCGATGGACGATACTTTCTTCAGGCTGCTAGTCAATTGGACTCTAACTGGGAGTTGCTTAAGCAAGGCGTCAAGGGTGTTCCCACCTGGCAAGAGTGGGTTGCTACTGAGGCCACCAAGACTGGATCGAACATCGCCGTCGATCCCAAACTCATTAGCTACTCCGAGGTTAAGAGTTTGAAGAGTCTTCTTGCCACCAAAGGCGGAAAGGCTGAACTGATTAGTTTGGAGGATAATCTAATTGATCTTGTTTGGGCTAATGACCGTCCTTCAAGACCCTTGACTCCGGTAAAGATTTTGCACAGCGAGTATACTGGCAaatcttttcaagagaAGCTGACTCAGTTGAAAGATGAGATCATTAAGAAGAATGGTACTGCTTTTGTATTGAGTGCTTTAGACGATGTAGCTTGGTTGTTCAATCTCCGTGGCGAAGACATTCCTTATAATCCAGTGTTTTTTGCATATGCTATTGTTACTGCTGATGGCAAGGCCAGCCTCTATATCGACAGTAATAAGGTTACTGAAAAGGTTGCCGAATACTTGAAATCTGGTAATGTTAGTATTTATCCTTATGAAAAGGCGTTCGAGGACGCTGCAGAGCTTGGTGCTGCTTTATTGAGAATCAACAAATCTACCAGTggtgagaagaagaagcttaTTATTCCCAATGCTGCATCATGGGCTCTTGTTGAGGCTCTTGGTGGTCCTGACAGTGTGCAGATGATTGAATCACCTGTCACTGTAGCCAAGAGTGTAAAGAACTCCACTGAGGTTGAAGGTGCTAAACTCGCCCATATCAAGGATGGCGTGGCTGTTATTCGCTATTTGGCATGGCTCGAAAAGGCCCTTACAGTTGATAAGCTGGTACTCAGCGACTATGAAGCTGCTCAAAAGTCTTTGGAGTTCCGATCCCAAATGGAGAATTTCCAGGGTCTGTCTTTCGAAAccatttcttcatctggtCCCAAGGCAGCGGTTATTCACTACTCACCAGCCACTGATAGCAAAGAGATTGTCAAACTTGACCAAATTTACCTCCTAGATAGTGGTGGTCAATATCTTGAAGGTACTACCGATACTACCCGTACTGTACACTACGGTGAGCCCTCTGATGATGAGAAGCGCTCTTACACTCTTGTCCTCAAGGGTCATATAGCTCTTGCCAGAGCTGTCTTTCCTGAGGGGTCCAACGGTTATATGCTTGATACGTTAGCCCGTCAACATTTGTGGAAATATGGGCTCGACTACCGCCATGGTACTGGCCATGGTATTGGTGCTTTCTTAAACGTCCACGAAGGCCCTATGGGTATTGGCTTTAGACCAGCTTATCAGAATGCCCCTCTTCAAGTTGGTAATGTGATTTCCAATGAGCCTGGCTACTACGAAGATGGCAAATATGGCATCCGTATTGAgagtgttgttgttgtgaagGAAGTCAAAACTCCTTTTAACTTTGGTGATACCAAATTCTTCGGCTTTGAAACCATTACTCAGGTTCCTCTCTGCCAAAAGCTGCTTGACCTGTCTCTTCTAGATGTCGAGGAGAAGCAGTGGATCAATGAATACCACGCCAGTGTTTATAAGACTGTCCGTCCTTACTtctcagaagaagacccCGCTCTCGAATGGCTTCGTCGTGAGACCTTGCCTATTTTTTAA